The following coding sequences are from one Beggiatoa alba B18LD window:
- a CDS encoding WD40/YVTN/BNR-like repeat-containing protein — MKNFFILLYLLVFSNTIYATQWERVATGRSGFGENDTIAISPHNPNMLYFTDADWLYQSKDGGEQWEQLETTNVEGVINGIVINPQNTAIIYLTTHDDSTVRIFKSEDDGISWVKKYENTGYLIQLRINPYNPDILYFLNYGFLKSVDGGDNWENALPSPYSPSFIAVNPQNPNTLYLSTNDSPFSGGTRGYELHKSVDQGQTWVLKTFFSSVLQEGNLPIAIDPHHPNTLYVSEEHYNPPREYEPRISKSTDGGETWETIHHIAADNIVIDPHNPEIVYLGARTGLYRSANGGKTWTELSTELSSKPNIRALVINPHHPEILFVGVQNSGLYRVITDSDCVATYHLAQNTVNIPCLRIDNDNNVLNVELTGRESDLRFDVSDVQVR, encoded by the coding sequence ATGAAAAACTTTTTTATATTGCTTTATTTATTAGTTTTTTCCAATACTATTTATGCCACACAATGGGAACGGGTCGCAACAGGTCGCAGTGGATTTGGGGAAAACGACACGATTGCCATTTCTCCCCATAATCCAAATATGCTCTATTTTACGGATGCTGACTGGCTTTATCAGAGTAAAGACGGTGGGGAACAGTGGGAACAGCTAGAAACGACAAATGTCGAAGGGGTAATCAATGGTATCGTTATTAACCCACAAAATACGGCTATTATTTACCTAACAACTCACGATGATTCAACAGTTCGTATTTTTAAATCCGAAGATGATGGCATCTCTTGGGTAAAAAAATATGAAAATACGGGCTACTTGATTCAATTAAGAATTAATCCTTATAATCCTGATATTCTTTATTTTTTAAATTATGGTTTTCTCAAAAGTGTTGATGGTGGTGATAACTGGGAAAACGCCTTACCTTCTCCATATTCGCCTTCATTTATCGCCGTGAATCCACAAAATCCCAACACACTTTATCTGAGTACGAATGATTCTCCCTTCTCTGGTGGTACTCGTGGTTATGAACTTCATAAGAGTGTCGATCAAGGGCAAACTTGGGTGTTAAAAACTTTTTTTTCTTCCGTCCTACAGGAAGGAAATTTACCTATCGCAATTGATCCACATCATCCAAATACACTTTATGTCAGTGAAGAACACTATAATCCACCTAGAGAATATGAACCACGTATTAGCAAAAGCACTGATGGGGGAGAAACATGGGAGACTATTCATCATATTGCAGCCGATAATATTGTGATTGACCCCCATAATCCAGAAATTGTCTATTTAGGCGCACGAACAGGTTTATACCGTAGCGCGAATGGCGGTAAAACTTGGACTGAGTTATCAACTGAGCTTAGTTCAAAACCTAATATTCGCGCACTGGTTATCAACCCGCATCATCCTGAAATTCTCTTTGTCGGGGTACAAAATAGCGGATTATATCGTGTTATTACTGATAGTGATTGCGTTGCCACCTATCATTTGGCACAAAATACCGTCAATATTCCTTGTCTTCGTATTGATAATGATAACAATGTATTGAATGTCGAGTTGACTGGACGTGAATCTGATTTGCGTTTTGATGTCTCAGATGTGCAGGTGCGTTAA
- a CDS encoding OmpH family outer membrane protein — protein MKKFYLITGLLCSLVSTPAFAELKIGFVNAVRVMESAPQVADANKRLEAEFANRQKKLQGSQQELRRLEDRLAKDGAIMSEAENRDLQRDIAAKRRDLRREQDEFREDYNIRRSEELDKLQKRIVEVIQSIARQEAYDFILSDGVVWASDKVDITEKVLGSLKKK, from the coding sequence TTGAAAAAGTTTTATCTCATCACTGGTTTATTATGTAGTCTTGTCTCTACCCCTGCATTTGCCGAGTTAAAAATTGGCTTTGTCAATGCTGTACGGGTGATGGAATCTGCCCCCCAAGTTGCGGACGCAAACAAACGCTTAGAAGCAGAATTTGCGAATCGGCAGAAAAAACTGCAAGGCTCACAACAAGAATTACGCCGTTTAGAAGACCGCCTTGCCAAAGATGGCGCAATCATGAGCGAAGCAGAAAACCGCGATTTACAACGGGATATTGCTGCTAAACGTCGTGATTTACGCCGTGAACAAGATGAATTCCGTGAAGACTACAATATCCGTCGGAGTGAAGAGCTAGACAAATTACAAAAACGAATTGTTGAAGTGATTCAATCCATTGCCCGTCAAGAGGCTTATGACTTTATACTCAGTGATGGCGTTGTATGGGCCAGTGATAAAGTTGATATTACTGAAAAAGTCTTAGGCAGTTTAAAGAAAAAATAA
- the rseP gene encoding RIP metalloprotease RseP — protein sequence MWLIQTIFAFIVAVVVLVTVHEFGHYWVAKRLGVKILRFSIGFGQVLWSRRIGRDNTEFALAAVPLGGYVKMLDEAEGEVPEQERHRAFNRQPLWIRAAIVSAGPLFNFLFAILVYTLIYQFGITDIKAIVGEVSPNSVAARAGLQSGDQIIAVNGTATPHWQTVLQATLPAMLDQEDSIYTVQTEGLYEKQLTVATSELSLDDIAEGQFLQHLGLTPFRIPLPAQAGQVIANSAADRAGLQEGDRILSLNGEKVADWTNWVKYVMARPNQPIVTEIERQGERHTLTLTPDNIDGVGRVGVYAPRILIPEDYLTTEYYGFFESIWKGTVKTWDVTILSLRFLGKIVLLEVSLTHISGPIGIAQYAGMSASNGIITFLTFLGVFSISLGVMNLLPIPVLDGGHLLFYFLEWVKGKPVDEETQFFFYRIGLSLLLGLMGLAIFNDLGRLL from the coding sequence ATGTGGCTCATCCAAACGATATTCGCGTTTATTGTTGCGGTAGTCGTCTTAGTGACGGTTCACGAATTTGGACATTACTGGGTTGCTAAACGCTTAGGCGTTAAAATTTTACGTTTTTCCATCGGATTTGGACAAGTCCTATGGTCACGACGAATTGGGCGTGATAATACCGAATTCGCATTGGCAGCAGTGCCATTAGGCGGGTATGTGAAGATGTTAGATGAAGCAGAGGGGGAAGTCCCTGAGCAAGAACGACATCGTGCTTTTAACCGTCAACCGTTATGGATACGAGCCGCCATTGTGAGTGCAGGGCCACTGTTTAACTTTTTATTTGCTATTCTTGTATATACCCTGATTTATCAATTCGGTATCACCGATATTAAAGCCATTGTGGGTGAGGTGAGCCCAAATAGTGTTGCAGCACGTGCGGGCTTACAATCAGGTGATCAAATTATTGCCGTGAATGGAACAGCCACGCCACACTGGCAAACTGTCCTACAAGCAACATTGCCCGCGATGTTAGACCAAGAAGATAGTATTTATACGGTACAAACAGAAGGGCTTTATGAAAAACAATTAACGGTTGCAACCAGTGAATTATCCCTAGATGATATTGCGGAAGGACAATTTCTTCAGCATTTAGGACTGACTCCTTTTCGCATACCATTACCCGCACAAGCTGGGCAGGTTATTGCTAATAGCGCGGCTGACCGAGCAGGCTTGCAGGAAGGCGACCGTATTTTGTCACTGAATGGGGAAAAAGTTGCAGATTGGACAAATTGGGTAAAATATGTGATGGCTCGTCCTAATCAGCCCATCGTGACAGAAATTGAACGTCAAGGAGAGCGTCATACCTTGACACTAACCCCTGATAATATCGATGGGGTAGGACGTGTGGGTGTTTACGCGCCACGAATACTTATCCCCGAAGATTATTTAACTACTGAATACTATGGCTTTTTTGAGTCTATTTGGAAAGGTACGGTTAAAACATGGGATGTTACAATTCTTTCTTTACGCTTCTTGGGTAAAATAGTGTTATTAGAAGTCTCACTAACCCATATCAGCGGCCCAATTGGCATTGCACAATACGCAGGTATGTCCGCCAGTAACGGCATTATCACCTTTTTAACCTTTTTGGGTGTGTTTAGCATCAGTTTAGGGGTAATGAATCTATTACCAATTCCTGTGTTAGACGGCGGACACCTCTTATTTTATTTTTTAGAATGGGTTAAGGGTAAACCCGTTGATGAAGAAACACAGTTTTTCTTTTATCGAATAGGATTGAGCTTACTGCTTGGACTTATGGGACTTGCGATTTTTAACGACCTTGGACGACTACTTTAG
- the bamA gene encoding outer membrane protein assembly factor BamA, with product MNNRPFTTQLKRFQYRHCLGVLLSSYALSAGAFEPFTATDIRLEGLTRTTSGTVFNYLPIQVGERVDAQKTNNAITALFKTGLFNDVQLARDENVLVVKLAERPAISQINIEGNSSIETKDLKNALKSINFAEGRVFDKSTLERVKLELQRQYFSLGKYAVQIDTTVTPLDESRVAIDLKISEGVVAKIKQINIIGNKTYPDKALLSEMQLGTTGWLSFFTSNDQYSRQKLSADLEAIRSYYLDRGYINFTIDSTQVSITPDKKDVYITIAITEGEQYSISNIKLIGNLIVPESELTSKMTIKSGDVFSRKEITSTTEAITERIGDEGYAFANINMVPDIDKEKKTVALNFFVDPNRRIYVRRINFQGNTKTRDEVLRREMRQMEGGYISTRAVKRSQNRLELLNYFDNVGVETPLVPNTNDLVDINYTVQEKSSGSLMAGVGFSQTQGLLLNASISQDNFLGSGRHVSAAVNNSQVNTVYSFSYLNPYVDVDGVSRGFGLFYRTTDAEEANLSRYTTDVYGGNMTYGIPISEFNSVRLGFNYDNTKLKTTESSATEVFDFINRYGDTYDSYRLTASWSRDTRNRAVFADKGMFQSFNAEIAIPISDLDYYKLSYRQQWLFPIMKDYVFSTKAEVAYGDGYGDNDELPFFENYTAGGPRTVRGYKENTLGPLDSNDRPLGGNFKVVGNAELFLPIPFAEDLRSLRVSAFVDVGNVYGQNEDFDVSTLRASTGLGAIWISPIGVLTFSLAYPINDKDGDQTQAFQFSIGTNF from the coding sequence ATGAACAATCGACCTTTTACTACGCAACTTAAACGTTTTCAATATCGCCACTGTTTAGGCGTGCTTCTTTCCAGTTACGCACTGAGTGCAGGGGCTTTTGAACCTTTTACCGCAACCGATATTCGTTTAGAAGGATTGACACGCACCACCTCAGGGACGGTTTTTAACTACCTACCGATACAAGTCGGTGAGCGGGTAGATGCACAAAAAACCAATAATGCAATTACTGCATTGTTTAAAACAGGGTTATTTAACGATGTGCAATTAGCGCGTGATGAGAACGTGTTAGTCGTTAAATTGGCAGAACGCCCCGCTATTTCGCAAATTAATATTGAAGGCAATAGTAGTATTGAAACCAAAGATTTAAAAAATGCCTTAAAATCTATTAATTTTGCAGAAGGACGTGTCTTTGATAAATCGACATTAGAACGGGTAAAACTTGAGTTACAACGGCAATATTTCAGCTTAGGAAAATATGCGGTACAAATAGATACCACCGTTACCCCACTGGATGAAAGTCGCGTTGCGATTGACCTCAAAATTTCTGAGGGAGTTGTCGCAAAAATCAAACAAATCAATATTATTGGGAATAAAACCTACCCTGATAAAGCATTGCTCAGTGAAATGCAATTAGGAACAACGGGCTGGCTATCCTTTTTTACCAGCAATGACCAATATTCGCGCCAAAAACTCTCTGCCGATTTAGAAGCCATTCGTTCATATTATTTAGACCGTGGCTATATCAATTTTACCATTGATTCAACACAAGTTTCTATTACCCCTGATAAAAAAGATGTGTATATCACCATCGCTATCACGGAAGGTGAACAATACAGCATTTCTAATATCAAACTGATTGGCAATCTCATTGTCCCTGAATCAGAACTCACCTCAAAAATGACAATTAAGTCAGGTGATGTATTTTCACGTAAAGAAATTACCAGTACAACAGAAGCGATTACCGAACGGATAGGCGATGAAGGCTACGCATTTGCTAACATCAACATGGTGCCTGATATTGATAAGGAAAAGAAAACCGTTGCTTTAAACTTCTTTGTTGACCCAAATCGACGGATTTATGTGCGACGGATTAATTTTCAGGGCAATACGAAAACCCGCGATGAAGTCCTACGTCGAGAAATGCGCCAAATGGAAGGCGGTTATATCTCAACCCGTGCGGTAAAACGTTCACAAAACCGCTTAGAATTACTCAACTACTTTGATAATGTTGGCGTAGAAACCCCTTTAGTCCCCAATACCAACGACCTCGTCGATATTAACTATACCGTTCAAGAAAAAAGCTCAGGCTCATTAATGGCAGGGGTTGGATTCTCACAAACGCAAGGTTTATTACTCAACGCCAGTATTTCACAAGATAATTTCTTAGGCTCAGGGCGACATGTCAGCGCGGCAGTCAACAATAGCCAAGTGAATACCGTTTATAGCTTCTCCTATTTAAATCCCTATGTAGATGTAGATGGGGTTAGCCGTGGTTTTGGACTTTTTTACCGTACAACTGATGCAGAAGAAGCCAACTTAAGCCGTTACACCACCGATGTGTATGGCGGAAACATGACTTATGGTATTCCCATCAGTGAATTCAATAGCGTGCGCCTTGGATTTAACTACGACAACACCAAATTAAAAACCACCGAATCCAGTGCAACAGAAGTTTTTGATTTTATTAATCGCTACGGCGATACTTACGACTCTTATCGTTTAACCGCGAGCTGGTCACGCGATACCCGTAACCGTGCTGTTTTTGCTGATAAAGGGATGTTTCAATCCTTTAACGCAGAAATTGCAATTCCAATCAGCGATTTAGATTACTACAAACTCAGCTATCGCCAACAATGGTTATTCCCCATTATGAAGGATTACGTTTTCTCGACCAAAGCAGAGGTTGCTTATGGTGATGGATACGGCGATAATGACGAGTTACCATTTTTTGAAAACTATACAGCGGGGGGACCGCGTACTGTTCGTGGTTACAAAGAAAACACATTAGGGCCTTTAGACTCTAATGACAGACCGCTGGGGGGAAATTTCAAAGTAGTTGGAAATGCAGAACTTTTCTTGCCCATTCCTTTTGCGGAAGACCTCCGCTCGTTACGTGTCTCTGCATTCGTTGACGTTGGGAACGTGTACGGTCAAAACGAAGATTTTGATGTATCAACATTACGCGCTTCAACAGGACTTGGTGCAATCTGGATTTCACCCATTGGTGTACTCACTTTTAGTCTTGCTTATCCCATTAACGATAAAGACGGCGACCAAACCCAAGCATTCCAGTTCTCAATTGGTACTAATTTTTAA
- the fabZ gene encoding 3-hydroxyacyl-ACP dehydratase FabZ produces MTTNTLNSMDIHQILQHLPHRYPFLLIDRVLDYKLGEYLTAIKNVSYNEPFFLGHFPHRPVMPGVLILEAMAQATGVLAFKTSDAKPDNQSLYYLVGIDNARFKQPVEPGDQLYIEVKVTRIIRGVWKYAATSTVDGKLVSSADLMCMKSDIPS; encoded by the coding sequence ATGACAACAAATACTTTGAATAGCATGGATATTCATCAAATTTTACAACACTTACCCCATCGTTATCCTTTTTTGCTCATCGATAGGGTATTAGATTACAAACTGGGTGAGTATTTAACAGCGATTAAAAACGTATCCTATAATGAACCTTTCTTTTTAGGACATTTTCCTCACCGCCCTGTTATGCCAGGCGTTTTAATACTAGAAGCGATGGCACAAGCAACAGGCGTACTTGCTTTTAAAACCAGCGATGCAAAACCTGATAACCAATCCCTCTATTACCTAGTCGGTATTGACAATGCTCGGTTTAAACAACCAGTTGAACCAGGTGATCAGCTCTACATAGAAGTGAAAGTGACCAGAATTATTCGGGGGGTTTGGAAATATGCCGCAACCTCGACAGTTGACGGCAAATTGGTTTCCAGTGCCGATCTCATGTGCATGAAAAGTGATATACCAAGTTGA
- the lpxD gene encoding UDP-3-O-(3-hydroxymyristoyl)glucosamine N-acyltransferase, producing MSVSVSLAELAATLGAELQGADPSTVVSGINSLTRATAQEVSFFSNRRYRADLLKTQAAAVILNAKDHVDCPVPVLLMENPYLGYALAAAYFNPPLPKPIGIHPSAWVSPEATLGHGVYIGAQAVVEARAVIEDNAVIGAMSVIGVGVHIGEGSQLIAQVTLCTGTKIGKRVVIQPGAVIGADGFGLANHQGQWIKVPQLGGVIIGDDVEIGANTTIDKGALEDTIIERGVKLDNQIQIAHNVHIGEHTAIAGCVGIAGSTRIGRYCMIAGGVGIVGHIELVDHVHVTGGSIILQSILSPGVYSSGTPLELNHQWHRNYHRFKQLDDMAKRLTSLEKTLK from the coding sequence ATGTCCGTTTCTGTGAGCCTTGCTGAATTAGCGGCAACCCTTGGAGCAGAACTACAAGGTGCAGACCCGTCGACCGTTGTGAGTGGTATTAACTCCCTCACACGGGCGACTGCACAAGAAGTCAGCTTTTTCTCCAACCGTCGTTATCGTGCTGACCTGCTTAAAACCCAAGCAGCTGCCGTTATATTGAACGCAAAAGACCATGTCGATTGCCCTGTTCCTGTGCTGCTCATGGAAAATCCTTATCTTGGCTACGCACTTGCTGCCGCTTATTTTAACCCGCCCCTGCCAAAACCTATAGGCATACACCCCAGTGCATGGGTTAGCCCTGAGGCAACGCTTGGTCATGGTGTCTATATTGGCGCACAAGCGGTGGTCGAAGCGCGAGCCGTTATTGAGGATAATGCGGTTATCGGTGCAATGTCCGTCATCGGTGTTGGAGTACATATCGGGGAAGGTAGCCAACTGATTGCCCAAGTGACGTTATGCACAGGCACAAAAATTGGCAAGCGTGTTGTGATACAACCAGGAGCAGTCATTGGTGCGGATGGTTTTGGACTTGCTAATCATCAAGGTCAATGGATTAAAGTCCCTCAGTTAGGTGGTGTTATCATTGGTGACGATGTAGAAATAGGCGCAAATACCACCATTGATAAAGGCGCGCTAGAAGACACCATCATAGAACGTGGCGTAAAACTCGATAATCAAATCCAAATTGCTCACAATGTTCACATTGGAGAACATACAGCAATTGCAGGTTGTGTTGGTATTGCAGGCAGTACGCGCATTGGGCGTTATTGCATGATTGCAGGTGGTGTTGGCATTGTGGGACACATTGAACTGGTCGATCATGTTCATGTCACAGGTGGTTCTATTATTTTACAATCCATCCTCTCACCAGGAGTTTATTCTTCAGGTACTCCGTTAGAACTAAACCATCAATGGCATCGCAATTATCACCGTTTTAAACAACTGGATGACATGGCAAAACGTCTCACTTCTTTAGAAAAAACGCTGAAATGA
- the lpxA gene encoding acyl-ACP--UDP-N-acetylglucosamine O-acyltransferase → MIDPRAYIDPKAELDSSVQVGAFSYIGAGVQIDAGTKIEPHVVIKGTTRIGRNNRIHQFAALGDDPQDKKYRGTDTRLEIGDDNVIREYCTMHRGTEDDEGITSIGNDNWIMAYTHFAHDSRVGNHTIFANGSSLAGHVIVADYVILGGFSLVHQFCQLGAHSFSGAGTVIFKDVPPFVTVWGNTAKAYGINKEGLKRRNFSPEAIRHIQEAYKIIYRQGLTLTEAIEALKVKATDCAEINLMIDFLGKTTRGIVR, encoded by the coding sequence TTGATAGACCCACGCGCATACATAGACCCTAAAGCAGAACTAGACAGCAGTGTCCAAGTTGGAGCTTTCTCATATATCGGTGCTGGTGTCCAAATTGACGCAGGCACAAAAATAGAACCGCATGTCGTCATTAAAGGCACGACTCGAATTGGACGCAATAACCGTATCCATCAATTTGCAGCATTAGGCGATGATCCACAAGATAAAAAATATCGTGGAACAGATACACGCTTAGAAATTGGTGATGACAACGTTATTCGTGAATATTGCACCATGCACCGTGGAACAGAAGATGACGAAGGGATTACTTCCATTGGAAATGACAACTGGATTATGGCATATACCCACTTTGCCCATGATTCACGGGTAGGCAATCATACCATTTTCGCAAACGGCTCATCCTTAGCAGGACATGTCATTGTTGCTGATTACGTCATACTGGGCGGATTTAGCCTCGTGCATCAGTTTTGCCAACTAGGCGCGCACAGCTTTTCAGGAGCAGGCACCGTCATATTTAAAGACGTTCCCCCCTTTGTGACCGTTTGGGGCAATACCGCAAAAGCCTATGGTATTAATAAAGAAGGGTTAAAACGCCGTAACTTCAGCCCTGAAGCCATTCGCCACATTCAAGAAGCCTATAAAATCATCTATCGACAAGGCTTAACCTTAACAGAGGCAATAGAAGCCTTAAAAGTGAAAGCAACGGATTGTGCTGAAATTAACTTAATGATTGATTTTCTAGGAAAAACAACACGCGGTATTGTACGCTAA
- the ispC gene encoding 1-deoxy-D-xylulose-5-phosphate reductoisomerase: MAGICILGATGTIGLNTLDVIGQHPEQYQVIALTANQNVERLLQLCIKWSPRYAVMVEPDAAEQLAYRLKALNSDVTVLSGVEGLVKVAQLPDVDKVMAAIVGGAGLLPTLAAAQAGKTVLLANKEALVMSGHLFMQAIRDTGATLLPIDSEHNAIFQCMPAQFQQVGDLAQLGVHKILLTASGGPFRKTPLEQLGEVTPEQACAHPNWKMGQKISVDSATMMNKGLEVIEACWLFNTTTDFIDVVLHPQSIIHSLVAYVDGSVLAQLGNPDMRTPIAHALAYPKRISAGVEPLNLIEIARLEFEPIVDGRFPCLQLAYEAMRIGGTATTILNAANEIAVQAFLERRIRFTQIPRLIENTLAHIPAKTVTCLDDVLADDTQARLWATTWLDKLQSPF; this comes from the coding sequence ATGGCAGGCATTTGTATTTTAGGCGCGACAGGCACTATCGGTTTAAATACGCTTGATGTCATTGGTCAACATCCTGAGCAATATCAGGTTATCGCGCTAACTGCCAATCAAAATGTCGAACGCTTATTGCAGTTATGTATTAAGTGGTCGCCCCGTTATGCGGTGATGGTTGAGCCTGATGCAGCGGAACAACTTGCTTATCGTTTAAAAGCCTTAAATTCAGATGTGACGGTATTAAGTGGCGTAGAAGGACTTGTAAAAGTTGCGCAATTGCCTGATGTAGATAAGGTGATGGCGGCGATTGTGGGCGGTGCGGGTTTATTACCGACACTTGCCGCTGCTCAAGCGGGCAAAACGGTTTTATTGGCGAATAAAGAAGCCCTTGTGATGTCAGGGCATTTATTTATGCAGGCAATTCGGGATACAGGGGCAACGTTATTGCCGATTGATAGCGAACATAATGCCATTTTCCAATGTATGCCTGCGCAGTTTCAACAAGTTGGCGATTTAGCCCAGTTAGGCGTACATAAGATTTTACTCACCGCATCGGGTGGCCCTTTTCGCAAAACCCCGTTAGAACAGTTAGGGGAAGTTACGCCTGAGCAGGCTTGTGCTCATCCAAATTGGAAAATGGGGCAAAAAATTTCTGTTGATTCGGCAACGATGATGAATAAAGGTTTAGAAGTCATCGAGGCGTGTTGGTTATTTAATACAACAACGGATTTTATAGACGTTGTTTTGCATCCACAAAGTATTATCCATTCTTTAGTCGCTTATGTTGATGGCTCTGTGCTGGCACAATTGGGCAATCCTGATATGCGCACACCCATTGCCCACGCGCTGGCTTATCCTAAGCGTATCAGTGCGGGTGTTGAACCCTTAAATTTAATTGAAATTGCTCGATTAGAATTTGAACCCATTGTTGATGGTCGTTTTCCTTGTTTGCAATTGGCTTATGAAGCCATGCGAATAGGGGGAACAGCAACCACGATTTTAAATGCAGCAAATGAAATTGCAGTACAAGCCTTTTTAGAACGACGCATTCGATTTACACAAATTCCGCGCTTAATTGAAAATACCTTAGCACATATTCCTGCAAAAACGGTTACTTGCTTGGATGATGTTTTAGCTGATGATACTCAGGCCCGTTTGTGGGCAACAACATGGTTAGATAAGTTGCAGTCACCTTTTTAA
- the rpsT gene encoding 30S ribosomal protein S20: protein MANSAQAKKRVRQSEAHRQLNAGQRTRLRTSIKNVVKALATGNVEAAKAAYAIAVPVIDGMAHKGLIHKNKAARHKSRLNSHIRSLSQQAQA, encoded by the coding sequence TTGGCTAATTCAGCACAAGCAAAGAAACGGGTTCGTCAATCCGAAGCACATCGTCAATTAAATGCGGGACAACGTACCCGTTTACGTACTTCTATTAAAAACGTGGTTAAAGCCTTAGCAACAGGTAATGTTGAAGCCGCTAAAGCCGCTTATGCAATTGCAGTTCCTGTCATTGATGGCATGGCGCATAAAGGTTTAATTCATAAGAATAAGGCTGCTCGTCATAAGAGCCGTTTAAATAGTCATATTCGTAGTTTGAGCCAACAAGCTCAAGCGTAA
- a CDS encoding phosphatidate cytidylyltransferase: MLKQRILTASILVPLLVILDLYFSTLSFAIVLGIFVLLGVWEWAGLSGWTQVVEKWIYTGIFAVLMSITYLGLYKYPLLLNGLISVASLGWLFALFVVWAYQQGRDYLPTERIVKTALGVWILLPAWCALWLLHAQRGGEWVLFLLILVWAADTGAYFAGRRWGRGKLADKVSPGKTWAGVWGALGASLIVTLLFGGWAHFSGVALVILLGIGLLTVCASILGDLLESLFKRKAGVKDSGQLLPGHGGVLDRIDSLTSASPIFVTSLFITGTL; this comes from the coding sequence ATGCTCAAGCAAAGAATTCTAACCGCTAGTATTTTAGTACCCTTATTAGTCATTTTAGATTTGTATTTTTCTACTTTATCTTTTGCCATTGTCTTGGGCATTTTTGTCTTGCTTGGGGTGTGGGAATGGGCGGGTTTGAGTGGTTGGACGCAAGTTGTAGAAAAATGGATTTATACAGGGATATTTGCGGTTTTAATGAGTATCACTTATTTAGGATTATATAAGTATCCGTTGTTATTGAATGGTTTGATAAGTGTTGCAAGTTTAGGCTGGTTGTTTGCTTTATTCGTTGTGTGGGCTTATCAACAGGGGCGTGATTATTTACCAACAGAGCGAATTGTTAAAACGGCTTTAGGTGTCTGGATTTTATTGCCTGCATGGTGTGCTTTGTGGTTATTGCACGCACAACGTGGGGGGGAGTGGGTGTTATTTCTCTTGATTCTAGTTTGGGCGGCTGATACGGGGGCATACTTTGCTGGGCGACGTTGGGGACGTGGAAAATTAGCGGATAAAGTCAGTCCAGGGAAAACATGGGCGGGTGTTTGGGGGGCTTTAGGAGCTAGTCTTATCGTTACCTTGTTATTTGGCGGGTGGGCGCATTTCTCTGGTGTTGCTTTAGTCATTTTGTTAGGAATTGGGCTGTTGACGGTTTGTGCGTCTATTCTGGGAGATTTGTTAGAGAGTTTGTTTAAACGGAAAGCGGGTGTAAAAGATAGTGGGCAGTTATTACCAGGGCATGGTGGTGTGTTAGATCGAATTGACAGCTTAACCTCAGCAAGCCCCATTTTTGTTACCAGTCTTTTTATCACAGGAACTTTATAA
- a CDS encoding YebC/PmpR family DNA-binding transcriptional regulator produces MAGHSKWANIQHRKGAQDAKRAKVFTKFIREITVAARMGGGDPNANPRLRLAVDKALTANMPKDTIERAIKRGAGAAEGENYEEVRYEGYGAGGIAVIVDCMTDNRNRTVSEVRHAFSKCGGNLGTDGSVAFMFEEIGLLTYPAGSDEDKLMEAALEAGAQDVVKNEDSSVDIITAPSDLHSVKTAMEKAKLAPESAEITMRAGTSTSVDLETAQKIVKLLDMLEDLDDVQKVYSNADFSDEVMAALA; encoded by the coding sequence ATGGCAGGACATAGTAAGTGGGCGAATATTCAGCATCGTAAAGGTGCGCAAGATGCAAAAAGAGCCAAAGTTTTTACGAAATTTATTCGTGAAATCACCGTTGCCGCACGGATGGGAGGGGGAGACCCAAATGCAAACCCCCGTTTGCGTTTAGCGGTGGATAAGGCATTAACCGCTAATATGCCGAAAGACACAATTGAACGGGCGATTAAGCGCGGAGCAGGTGCGGCGGAAGGGGAAAACTACGAAGAAGTCCGTTATGAAGGATATGGCGCGGGCGGTATTGCGGTGATTGTGGATTGTATGACGGATAATCGCAATCGGACGGTTTCTGAAGTGCGTCATGCGTTTAGTAAATGTGGCGGGAACTTAGGCACGGATGGTTCTGTGGCATTTATGTTCGAAGAAATTGGGCTTTTAACCTACCCCGCTGGTAGTGATGAAGACAAGCTCATGGAGGCGGCTTTAGAAGCTGGTGCGCAGGATGTGGTGAAGAATGAAGACAGTTCTGTCGATATTATTACCGCACCCAGTGATTTACACAGCGTTAAAACGGCGATGGAAAAAGCAAAATTAGCCCCTGAATCGGCTGAAATTACCATGCGTGCAGGTACAAGCACCAGTGTTGATTTAGAAACTGCACAGAAAATCGTTAAATTACTAGATATGCTAGAAGATTTAGATGATGTGCAAAAAGTCTATTCAAATGCCGACTTTAGTGATGAAGTCATGGCAGCACTCGCATAA